The following are encoded together in the Streptomyces sp. NBC_00341 genome:
- a CDS encoding helix-turn-helix transcriptional regulator produces MGLAERRRTLGYSQETLAESLGVDRTTVGRWESGKSAPQPPQRRPLATALEVSLQELDALLAPPRAADRAAAGHQFSDPPSAGDPDEMIRREFLRILTVSGVFATLPVEEAEALTEGVRRGAPADFARMNSHLWQVYQLARSKGSVYPVIRDQLTTLNEALAGHRGSARPLLNAASDLFQLAGEVAFDSNRYADAAASYSLAASISKDAEAYDLWACALVRHAYVDMSEQCYHHAAQLLDAAERLAGRGDNNLSTRYWVASVQAEAYAGLGDLDACERAMDQAETVRDLTADSVNGGWLRFDGARLAEERGSRYVQLGRLDLAENALKDALEQAALASGQSYRRRGAVLTDLAAIGAKRQDVEQVVAYGREAIGLARASASGYVARRLQALCDEFGPLSRDHRVAELGAEIAMLSTP; encoded by the coding sequence ATGGGACTGGCGGAACGACGCAGGACCCTGGGCTACAGTCAGGAGACGTTGGCCGAGTCACTCGGTGTGGACCGCACTACTGTCGGACGCTGGGAAAGCGGCAAATCCGCTCCTCAGCCGCCCCAGCGAAGGCCCTTGGCCACCGCCCTCGAAGTCAGCCTCCAAGAGCTGGACGCTCTCCTGGCGCCGCCACGAGCCGCAGACCGGGCGGCCGCAGGACACCAGTTCAGTGACCCCCCGAGCGCGGGAGACCCCGACGAAATGATCCGCCGCGAATTCCTCCGCATACTGACTGTCAGCGGGGTATTTGCCACCCTGCCGGTCGAGGAGGCCGAGGCCCTCACCGAGGGCGTCCGCCGGGGGGCGCCAGCCGACTTCGCACGCATGAACAGCCATCTCTGGCAGGTGTACCAACTGGCCCGCTCCAAGGGCTCCGTGTACCCCGTCATCCGTGACCAGCTGACGACACTCAACGAGGCATTGGCGGGCCACCGTGGAAGCGCGCGCCCCCTTCTGAACGCGGCCTCCGACCTCTTCCAGTTGGCCGGAGAGGTCGCGTTCGACAGCAACCGGTACGCCGACGCAGCGGCGTCCTACTCGCTCGCGGCATCGATCAGCAAGGATGCCGAGGCGTACGACCTTTGGGCATGCGCGCTCGTTCGCCACGCTTACGTGGACATGTCCGAGCAGTGCTACCACCACGCGGCGCAGCTGCTCGACGCGGCCGAGCGACTGGCCGGCCGGGGGGACAACAACCTCTCGACTCGGTATTGGGTCGCTTCCGTCCAAGCCGAGGCATACGCCGGCCTCGGCGACCTGGACGCGTGCGAGCGTGCGATGGACCAGGCGGAGACCGTCCGCGATCTCACCGCGGACAGCGTCAACGGTGGGTGGCTTCGGTTCGATGGTGCGCGGCTGGCCGAGGAACGGGGATCGCGCTACGTACAGCTCGGCCGTCTCGACCTGGCGGAGAACGCCTTGAAGGATGCCCTGGAGCAGGCGGCCCTGGCATCCGGGCAGTCGTACCGGCGACGCGGAGCAGTGCTCACCGACCTGGCCGCCATCGGCGCGAAGCGGCAGGACGTCGAGCAAGTTGTGGCGTACGGCAGGGAAGCCATCGGCCTGGCCCGAGCCTCCGCGTCCGGGTACGTCGCCCGTAGACTCCAAGCCCTGTGCGACGAGTTCGGTCCTTTGAGCCGCGACCACCGCGTGGCGGAGCTGGGGGCGGAGA